The Trueperaceae bacterium genomic interval AGGTTCCCAGCTGCGGCTCAGCGCTGAGGCGGCTTGTTGGGGTTGACGAAGACGCTCGGGTCGAGCTGGCGGATCGCCTTCGCGCTCAGCCAGACGCGCTGCGGCTTGCCGTTCACCCAGATCGTGCGCTTCTGCAGGTTCGGCTTCACGGCGTGCTTGTGAACGCCGACCTGCTTGAGGCCGACGCCCCCCTTCCGCTTCGCCGA includes:
- a CDS encoding L28 family ribosomal protein, which translates into the protein MPRVCAVTGKKTRSQQTSTRKGSAKRKGGVGLKQVGVHKHAVKPNLQKRTIWVNGKPQRVWLSAKAIRQLDPSVFVNPNKPPQR